The genomic stretch TCAGTTGTGCGAAGGCCATGCACAGGAACTGGTCGAGACAACTGAAGGTGCGCACGTTGAAATCGCCTCGGTACTTCGCTACCAACCGGCGAAAGGTATGCCACGGTGCGAACTCCATCACCTGGGCGAACACGAGCTTGCCGATATGCATCACCGCCTCCCGGATAAATCCGGGTAGCTTGCCCGAATCGGCGCTCCACGTTCAAATCGTTTACACCCCCAAAGTAATGAAAGGCCTTGTCAATACAAGCTTTCCGATCGTTACCTATCAAATCTGTCGGACACTACTGGTGCGCCATAATAGCTTGCGCATCGGCGCTCGTGGCCTTCCGAATCGCTACTTGTGTCATTGGTGTTTGCAGGTTTGCAACTATAGCGTCGGTGTTTGCGATAATAATTGCATATTTACACCTTCAAC from Pseudomonadota bacterium encodes the following:
- a CDS encoding DUF4372 domain-containing protein, which produces MHIGKLVFAQVMEFAPWHTFRRLVAKYRGDFNVRTFSCLDQFLCMAFAQL